The segment AATAATTTTAACAATTCATGAATATTCTCAAGCACACAAGCTTAGAAAATATATTATTTTATTTTTGGCATTTTTATCAGATCATATTGTTTATACAAGTATATATGAAAAAAATCAAATGCCAAAAGTATTAAATAAAAAAAGTGTAATTATTCCAATAGGTACTGGAATTTCTAATACTTACCCTAGATGTGATAATCGCAAACTATTTGATGTAACTTATTTTGGGCTTTTAATGCCCAATAAGGGTCTCGAAGATTTTATTAATATAGTTAAAAATTTAAATACAAATAATTTGAATTTTGCAGTCATAGGAAATGTAGTTGCTGGACATGAGATGTGGTTGGATGGTATTAGAAAACAATATCAATTTATTAGTTTTTATACGGAGTCATCAGAAGAAAAAGTATCTCAGTTATTACAAGCAAGCACTTTAATGCTCTTGCCTTATCCAGATGGTATTTCAGAGAGAAGGGGTACATTTCTAGCATCCCTTAATCACTCCCTTCAAGTGGTCACTACAGATGGAGGTTTTGTTACTGATGAGTTGAAGGAAACTGTACATTTATATTCAAATCAGTGTGAGGCGGTAGATATTATTCAAAAATTATTGTTATCCAAAAATTTTTGGATAAGCAATGGCGTTTTTGAGAAATACCTTGCTCAGAGGAGCTGGTTCAGCATAGCAAAAAAGCATTCCGAAGTTTATCGGTCTTTGCATTGAATATGGGTATAACACTCGTAGGATATTTATGCCTATTGTCTGCCCCTTTTCTGTTCTTTAGACCATTACATTTATGTAACTTGGTTGTATTTTTTTCTATATTTTCTGCTACAGCGGCAATCAACTTTAAGTTGATACAGTTCGGTTTGCAGCCATATCATTTTTTTGCAATCCTGCTAATCTTTAATAGAATAATTTTTAAGCCCAATTTTCTAATAAGATTTTATTGTAACTACACCTTTCAGGGAGCCACATTTTTTCTATTCATATTTTTTGAAATAATTTCAACAATAAACTCTGGATCAAGTTTTACATCCATTGCGCAATTAATGCATCTAACATTGGGCTTTATGACTATGATTTGCATTGCATCTTGCGTTAATAGCGAGAAAAAACTTATTGATTCGCTTCGTTATTTTTTGTTAGGTGGAGCCTTTGCTGCACTTTGGGGAATATTACACTTCTTATTGCATATTCTTGATTTGGAATATCCAGCGTTTTTATTTAACAATAGCATTGGGGTTGCAGCATTGGGGTATGTGAGCACACTTTTGGATGGGACCATTCCTAGAGTTAGCTCTGTTGCAACAGAACCCTCATATTTAGTGCGTAGCACTATACCCATGATCGTAATTCTATATATTTTTTGGAATTTTCGATTCCATCTTACTAGTAGGGCAGCAACTTATTTCTATCTAATTTTTTTGGTAGTAGTTACTATTTTATCGACATCTACACTAGGATTCTTCGGTCTTTTTATGTTGTATTTAATTTTTTTATTTACAGCTAGACCATCATTTATTGCTAAAGTCCTTAGTATTTTTGTGCTTGCCTTTGCCTTTATGCTGCTTTATAGCGAGCCATTCTACATTGTTTTGAATGAGTTAGTTTTTGAAAAATTTACTATCGGTAGTGGTGGGGATAGATTAAATACTGTTTTGATAGGCGTTGAAAATTTTCTCGAAAGTCCATTTTTGGGTGTTGGCCCTGGGATGCTTACTGTACATGATCTTTTTGTAAAAATGTACTCAAACTTTGGGTTATTTGGCGCCACTTTTTACTTTGCATTTATATTTTTTACGCTATATTCTTCTTATAAAATAATAATAAAAATTAAATTAAAATCTCGAAAGTTGTATATCTTTTATCTTTCAATACTTCTTGCTAACATCACCTTGTTGCTACTTGATGTGGTATCCGGAATGAGTTATACCTACGGAATCTTTTGGGTGTTATTAGGCCTTTTAATGTCATTAAAAAATTTAGATGAATATAAAAAAATTAAAATTGTTTGACAATTTCTTAAGAAGTGTAATTAATAAAATACAAGTTTTTAAGACAAAAAAATCGGATGATGTAATTCTTCCTGACCAAATTTTGATTATAAAGTTATCTGCCTTTGGGGATTCATTATGTTTGATCCCTTCTTTGAGGTACTTTTCAAAATCTTTTCCTGACTGCAAAATTGATTGGTTAACCACAGGACGATCATCCCCAAAAACTTTCAGTGAAATTAAATTTATTCATGAAATTATTATCTTTCCTTTGAATATTTTTCGCGCACTAATTTTTTTGCCATCTCTGATTTTTAAAATAAAAAAATATGATTTGGTGATCGACTGTGATCAATACTACGCGCTATCTGAGTTGATTGCTTTATTTTCAAGGCGCAGCGTTGGATTTTCAACGCCAATTAAAGGGTCAAATTTTTCTCATAGTATTTCTTATGACCCTCTTCTTAATGAGATATTACAATTCAAGTTGCTATTCGATGAGATTCCAGTCCCAAGAAATAATTCTGATGTTAGTTTTCATGCAGATTGTCTTGAGTTGACAGATAACTATCAACCAACTGATTTCTTAAAAAACGCGATACTTAATCTTGATTTGCAAACTAAGCCCCTAATTGTTCTCTATCCAGGCTCAGGAAGTAATGCAAAAATCAGAAGATGGAGTGCAAGTAACTATATTGAATTATCTAATTTTCTATCTGAGAAATTCACTGTTGTATTTGCTGGTGGCGCGGATGAAATTGATTTGAAGACCATCTTGTCTAGTTCCAAAAAATCTATTGATTGGATTGGTAAATGGTCTTTAACTGAATGGGCATGGATTCTTCGGCATCACACTAGTATGTTTGTGGGGAATGATGGCGGACTTTTTCATTTGGCCGACTCTCAGGGTGCGCGTACCTTGGGGATTTTTGGTCCCAGTCTTTATTCTAAATGGGGTTCAATCAACCCAAGGTCAAGACATATTGAAATTTCATCGTTGGAATGTCGCCCTTGTTTGCGTGGGCATTTGGGGCAGGTTGCAACCGTATGCGCGCGAAACGACGTTGCATGCATAAATCAAATTACGGTATCCCAGGTTCTTGCTGTTTTCCAGGATGCAATTAAATATGAAATATAAGATTATTTCTCTTGTAGTAATTTCCTATTTCTTAAATCAATTTTCTTTTTTTCATTCTATGAAATATTCTTCATTGACTGAGGCATATTATGAATAAAGTTGGAGGTATTTTTTTATTTGGTGGGAGTGGCTTCATTGGAACTCGTCTTGCAGATCGGTTGGATTCTAAATGCCATCATTTTTTGATTATTGATAAATCGCGAAGTATTAAGTACCCTGGTAAGACATTTATTGCTGATGTTCGGAATGCATTGCAGGTTCATGCTGAAGTATTCCCTAACTCAGTAATAGTGAATTTAGCAGCTGAACATCGCGATGATGTTTCTCCAAAAGTTTTATATGACCAGACAAATGTTCAGGGGGCAATGAATGTCTGTGATTTAGCTCGGTCCAAAGGCGTTAATAAAATAATATTTACCAGTTCAGTGGCGGTGTATGGCTTTGCTCTCCTGGGAACAGATGAATCAGGAGCGATTGCACCCTTTAACGCCTATGGCCGCACTAAGTGGGAGGCTGAGCAAGTATACAAAAAATGGCAAGCCGAAGATCCTCATAAGCGGACCCTGGTAATTATTCGCCCGACAGTAGTATTTGGTGAAAGAAATCGTGGCAATGTTTTTAATTTGCTAAGGCAAATTGCCTCGGGTAAATTTATAATGATTGGTGATGGTCTGAACCGAAAATCAATGGCCTATGTTGAGAATGTTGCGGCATTTTTAGAATACTCATTAGATTTCAAGCCTGGTGTACATATCTATAACTATATTGATAAGCCTGATTTCACAATGAATGCTCTAGTTAAGCATGTTAATAAATTATTAGGTATGTCTTCCGATATTAAATTTAGGCTGCCATTTTCTGTTGGTCTTTTAATTGGATCTTGTTTTGATCTAGTTGCAAAGATTATTGGTAAAAAATTTCCTATAAGCACAATCAGAGTTAAAAAGTTTTGCGCTAATTCGGTATATGAGTCAGCTGTTGAGTCGACTGGCTTTATTCCTCCCGTGACTTTAATGGATGCGATTGAAAAGACAGTCCGTTTTGAGTTTATTGAAGACCACAAAATTGAGCAGGTTTTTTATTCTGAATAGTGATTGCGCTAGTTCTTCCCGTTTAATTGTTGACGAGAGAATCAGCTTGGCAATTTCCAAGCTCTAAATATCTCATAACTGTATCGGTTTTTGACCATCTTCCACGCTGCATAATAATCGGCATGCTTGCGCCGGAATTTAATAAATCTTGAGCCGCGCCCACTCGCATAGAGTGACCGCTGATCCCCTTAACGGAGGATTCATCTAGTCCGGCATTTCTGGCGATCTTCTTGTAGATGCGATTGATCTGACCAGAATTTAGACCGCTACCACAAATGCTACCACCACGATCAATGCCGACCATGAGGTATTCCTGGGCTTTGGGAAGCTCTTTTATCCAATCCATCAATGCTAGGTGGGCTCTTTGACCAAGATGCAACCATTTCCCTTTGGAGTCTTGATCCGTTTTACTTTTTCTTAAAAGAATGGATGAGGTCTCATTGCCATTCTTAACGTTGATTTTTATATCCTTGACCCGAAGTGATACCAATTCACTACGTCTGCATAATGTGTCATAGGCCACCAGTAATAATGCACGATCTCGAATCCCCCTAATGGAGTCATCGGTAGCTATCAGAAATTTTTCTAGGACATCTGTATTAATGCCACTAGCTTGATTTGAGGAGCGTCCTAGCTTACGATGCATCCTTCTCATTTCAAGGGCGACATCTGGATCCTTAGTTGGATCATCGAATCGATTGAGTTTATGAATCGCAGATAACCCACACAAGGCTCGCCTGATACTTGCAGAAGATCTGCCGCTAGCTGTTAAATTGGATATGTACTGAACAATTGAGTTTGGATGGGATGGTAGGGCATTTGCATTTCTGTCTACGCAATATTGGATGAAATCATTAAAGTCTGCACGATAAGCTCGAATGGTAGAGGGCGCATACGCGCCTTCAATTTTGATAATGGTTTCTTGTAGTAGTTTGATTGCTCGATTAATGTCTGAGGAAGAAGTAGCTTGTTGTTGGCTATGTCTGGTAAGGTCAACGAGCTTAAGCTTTCTTTTGACTGGACTTTTGGGGCCTAATTGTGCAGAATCTTGATTATTAAGCATATTTTGAACCTCTTTTGTTCAATTTAATAAAAAATTAGTTTAATAAAGAAACAATTTAATTCATTATAGGATATAATTAATTTGATTACAAGCGCTCAAATTCGTGCTGCAAGAGCGTTGCTTGACTGGTCTCGCCAGACACTTTCTGATCGTTCTGGTGTGGGAATTTCTGCGCTAATGCGCCTAGAGTCCGCCACTGGTATTCCAGGTGGAAATATCAAGACATTTGAGGCTGTCCAAAAAGCATTTGAAAAAGCAGGTATCGCATTCATTGGCAGTCCCGACGATGGTCCAGGCGTTCGGTTATTTATTAAAGGCTAAGTAATGACCAAATCCTCATCCATTACAAAAGCCAAGCCATTGGGCGGTCCAAAAACAGATGAAGGCAAAAAGATTGCTTCTCGCAATTCCTTAAAGACGGGTACTTATTCAAAACAGATTGTGTTGCCCAACGAGAGTCAGCAGGAGTTCGACCAGTTGGTTGAGCAATTTCAGAAGGACTTCTATCCCAAGGACGCGGTGGAGATGATGTTGGTCCGCGAGATGGCTGTCATCACCTGGAAGAAGCTCCGACTCGAAAGGTTAGAGCATGACTTCTGCGCGCGCCAGTTGGCAGCACAAATTACTGTGGAAGAGTTTCTTTCCATTAACACTCTGTTTACAGATATGACCCACCGGTTCTGGGTCGACAATGGGGTGCTAAGTGGGAAGGGGGCCGAAAGTCTCGCTAGGCTTATTGGGCTACTAAAGCCGCATCGCAATTTAAATA is part of the Polynucleobacter sp. es-EL-1 genome and harbors:
- a CDS encoding NAD(P)-dependent oxidoreductase — protein: MNKVGGIFLFGGSGFIGTRLADRLDSKCHHFLIIDKSRSIKYPGKTFIADVRNALQVHAEVFPNSVIVNLAAEHRDDVSPKVLYDQTNVQGAMNVCDLARSKGVNKIIFTSSVAVYGFALLGTDESGAIAPFNAYGRTKWEAEQVYKKWQAEDPHKRTLVIIRPTVVFGERNRGNVFNLLRQIASGKFIMIGDGLNRKSMAYVENVAAFLEYSLDFKPGVHIYNYIDKPDFTMNALVKHVNKLLGMSSDIKFRLPFSVGLLIGSCFDLVAKIIGKKFPISTIRVKKFCANSVYESAVESTGFIPPVTLMDAIEKTVRFEFIEDHKIEQVFYSE
- a CDS encoding site-specific integrase; translation: MLNNQDSAQLGPKSPVKRKLKLVDLTRHSQQQATSSSDINRAIKLLQETIIKIEGAYAPSTIRAYRADFNDFIQYCVDRNANALPSHPNSIVQYISNLTASGRSSASIRRALCGLSAIHKLNRFDDPTKDPDVALEMRRMHRKLGRSSNQASGINTDVLEKFLIATDDSIRGIRDRALLLVAYDTLCRRSELVSLRVKDIKINVKNGNETSSILLRKSKTDQDSKGKWLHLGQRAHLALMDWIKELPKAQEYLMVGIDRGGSICGSGLNSGQINRIYKKIARNAGLDESSVKGISGHSMRVGAAQDLLNSGASMPIIMQRGRWSKTDTVMRYLELGNCQADSLVNN
- a CDS encoding helix-turn-helix transcriptional regulator, with amino-acid sequence MITSAQIRAARALLDWSRQTLSDRSGVGISALMRLESATGIPGGNIKTFEAVQKAFEKAGIAFIGSPDDGPGVRLFIKG
- a CDS encoding glycosyltransferase family 9 protein — protein: MNIKKLKLFDNFLRSVINKIQVFKTKKSDDVILPDQILIIKLSAFGDSLCLIPSLRYFSKSFPDCKIDWLTTGRSSPKTFSEIKFIHEIIIFPLNIFRALIFLPSLIFKIKKYDLVIDCDQYYALSELIALFSRRSVGFSTPIKGSNFSHSISYDPLLNEILQFKLLFDEIPVPRNNSDVSFHADCLELTDNYQPTDFLKNAILNLDLQTKPLIVLYPGSGSNAKIRRWSASNYIELSNFLSEKFTVVFAGGADEIDLKTILSSSKKSIDWIGKWSLTEWAWILRHHTSMFVGNDGGLFHLADSQGARTLGIFGPSLYSKWGSINPRSRHIEISSLECRPCLRGHLGQVATVCARNDVACINQITVSQVLAVFQDAIKYEI